From the Eremothecium cymbalariae DBVPG#7215 chromosome 6, complete sequence genome, one window contains:
- a CDS encoding myosin family protein (similar to Ashbya gossypii AEL306C): MAIIKRGVRNKTAQPPVKRSANIKKATFDSGKKKEVGVSDLTLLSQITDSHINENLKKRFQNGTIYTYIGHVLISVNPFRDLGIYTDQVLATYKGKNRLEVPPHVFGIAESMYYNLRAYNENQCVIISGESGAGKTEAAKRIMQYIASVSSSHEQSIGKIKDMVLATNPLLESFGCAKTLRNNNSSRHGKYLEIRFNSQFEPCAGNITNYLLEKQRVVSQIKNERNFHIFYQFTRGASDTYRKIYGVQLPEHYIYTSASGCTSVDTIDDLEDYKETLKAMGVIGLSQAEQDEIFRMLAAILWIGNITFAENDEGNAQVGDTTVTDFLAYLLQVDPDLLLKSLVERVIETNHGMKRGSIYNVPLNIVQATAVRDALAMAIYNNLFEWIVDRVNVSLHAFPGADKSIGILDIYGFEIFDHNSFEQICINYVNEKLQQIFIQLTLKSEQDEYAREQIQWTPIKYFDNKVVCDLIEARRPPGIFAALNDSVATAHADSNAADQAFAQRLNFFSSNPHFEARSSKFIIKHYAGDVTYDIDGMTNKNKDHLQKDLVDLIGTTSNPFLSTIFTDGSDRTSKKRPPTAGDKIIKSANELVDTLSKSQPSYIRTIKPNQTKSPNDYDDQQILHQIKYLGLQENVRIRRAGFAYRQTFDKFVERFYLLSPMCSYAGDYTWHGETLDAVKQILKDTSIPTKEYQLGVSKVFIKTPETLFALEHMRDKYWHNMAARIQRAWRRFLQRRIDSAMRIQRAIREKKHGNKFEKLRDYGNNLLGGRKERRAMSLLGYRAFLGDYLSCNELKSKGAFIKRKAGIDEHVIFSIDGESLHSKFGRSAQRLSKTIILTPTNLYIIGKTVVENQLSYSVDYKIDVGRIQFVSLTNLQDDWVGIFVNGATHPDPLINTYFKTELIAHLKKLNNRIDIRIGPTIEYQKKPGKIHIVKSHVNETAPKYGDIYKSSTISVRRGRPGNSVQHKKPTGLSSYASDFPSALNGNRSFATANSRPVPPSHTNTQIPFEAQHHKKAPEPLPNVNRKPVQHPSMPISNHAANAAKAVYRPARPAKTAGHELPAQVRHQAPQQQQQQQQHAKQPQNPYAKKPVNSSTPGKTPVQRPNLGTSTESAKTAPPSPPPPPPPPAAKPAEPRYQAAYDFAGTGSGSELPLRKGDIIYISKSDPSGWSLAKTLNGSKEGWVPTAYIVEYKETDNAPKPINTPVPPNSAVDSDPTPASGFSAGLASALAARANKMRHEDSEEEKDNEDDDDW, translated from the coding sequence ATGGCAATAATTAAGAGAGGTGTCCGGAATAAGACAGCTCAGCCACCTGTTAAGAGGTCAGCAAACATTAAGAAGGCGACGTTTGATTCAGGTAAGAAAAAGGAGGTTGGGGTTTCTGATTTGACGCTATTATCGCAGATAACAGATTCCCATATCAAtgagaatttgaagaagaggtTTCAAAATGGTACAATTTACACATATATTGGGCATGTGTTGATCAGTGTGAATCCATTTAGAGACTTGGGTATATATACGGACCAAGTGCTAGCGACATATAAGGGGAAAAATAGGTTAGAAGTGCCACCACATGTTTTTGGGATTGCAGAATCTATGTATTACAACTTGAGGGCGTATAATGAAAATCAATGTGTTATTATTTCTGGTGAGTCTGGAGCTGGTAAGACTGAGGCGGCCAAGCGGATTATGCAATATATTGCTTCTGTATCCTCGTCACATGAGCAGTCGATTGGTAAGATAAAAGATATGGTTTTGGCGACGAACCCATTGTTAGAATCGTTTGGTTGCGCTAAAACGTTGCGCAATAACAATTCTTCGAGGCACGGTAAGTATTTGGAAATCAGGTTTAATTCCCAATTCGAACCTTGTGCTGGTAATATTACGAATTATTTGTTGGAAAAACAGAGAGTCGTGAGCCAGATCAAAAATGAGAGGAATTTTCATATATTCTACCAATTCACGAGGGGTGCATCAGATACATATAGAAAGATTTATGGTGTTCAGTTACCTGAacattatatttatacttCTGCATCTGGGTGCACTTCTGTGGATACTATTGATGATTTGGAGGATTACAAGGAGACTTTGAAGGCCATGGGGGTTATAGGGTTGTCCCAGGCAGAACAAGATGAAATATTTAGGATGTTAGCAGCGATTTTATGGATTGGCAATATCACTTTTGcagaaaatgatgaggGTAACGCTCAAGTTGGAGACACTACAGTGACTGATTTCTTAGCTTATCTTTTACAAGTGGATCCTGATTTGTTACTAAAATCGCTTGTTGAGAGGGTTATAGAAACCAACCATGGTATGAAAAGAGGTTCCATTTACAACGTTCCACTAAATATTGTTCAAGCCACGGCAGTTAGGGATGCTTTAGCAATGGCCATCTACAATAATTTATTTGAGTGGATTGTAGATAGAGTAAATGTTTCACTACATGCTTTTCCAGGTGCAGATAAGTCCATTGGTATCTTGGATATCTACGGATTTGAGATATTCGACCATAACTcttttgaacaaatttGTATCAATTACGTCAATGAAAAATTACAGCAAATCTTCATTCAATTAACCTTAAAGTCGGAACAAGATGAATATGCAAGGGAACAGATCCAGTGGACGCctatcaaatattttgataataaGGTTGTTTGTGACCTAATTGAAGCGAGAAGACCACCTGGGATTTTTGCCGCACTAAATGACTCAGTTGCAACTGCTCATGCAGACTCTAATGCAGCTGACCAAGCTTTTGCCCAACGGTTGAATTTCTTTTCATCGAATCCACATTTTGAGGCGCGCTCTTCAAAGTTCATAATTAAACACTATGCCGGTGATGTAACATATGATATCGATGGCATGACTAATAAGAATAAGGATCATTTACAAAAGGACTTGGTTGATTTGATTGGAACAACATCTAATCCATTTTTGTCAACCATATTTACGGATGGATCAGATAGAACTTCGAAAAAAAGACCACCAACCGCGGGTGACAAAATTATAAAGAGTGCCAATGAATTGGTAGATACATTATCCAAATCTCAACCTTCATACATTAGAACCATAAAACCAAATCAAACCAAATCACCAAATGATTACGATGACCAACAAATCCTGCATCAAATCAAGTATTTAGGGTTGCAAGAAAATGTTCGTATCAGAAGAGCAGGGTTTGCTTACAGACAAACGTTTGATAAATTTGTGGAGAGATTCTACTTGTTGTCGCCTATGTGTTCTTATGCAGGTGATTATACTTGGCATGGCGAAACTTTAGATGCTGTTAAGCAAATATTAAAGGACACATCTATTCCTACTAAGGAATATCAATTAGGGGTTTCTAAGGTGTTCATCAAAACTCCAGAAACTTTGTTTGCTTTAGAGCATATGCGAGACAAATATTGGCACAACATGGCTGCTAGAATTCAAAGGGCTTGGAGAAGATTCTTGCAAAGAAGAATTGATTCAGCCATGCGAATTCAGCGTGCAATAAGGGAAAAAAAGCATGGTAataagtttgaaaaattgcGCGACTATGGTAACAATTTATTGGGCGGTAGGAAAGAGAGGAGAGCTATGTCTTTGCTTGGCTATCGAGCATTTCTCGGTGATTATTTGTCATGTAATGAGCTGAAGTCTAAAGGTGCTTTCATTAAAAGGAAGGCTGGAATTGACGAGCATGTTATATTCTCTATTGATGGTGAGTCTTTGCATTCTAAATTTGGTAGATCTGCTCAAAGACTATCCAAGACTATAATATTAACACCAACCAACTTATATATTATTGGGAAAACAGTTGTCGAAAATCAACTTTCTTATTCCGTGGATTATAAAATTGATGTGGGCAGGATCCAATTTGTGAGCTTGACCAATCTACAGGATGATTGGGTTGGTATATTTGTGAATGGTGCAACTCATCCAGACCCCTTGATAAATACGTATTTCAAGACCGAATTAATTGCACATctaaagaaattgaataaCCGTATCGACATTAGAATCGGTCCAACAATTGAGTACCAAAAAAAGCCAGGGAAAATACACATCGTGAAATCTCATGTAAACGAGACGGCTCCAAAATACGGGGACATCTACAAATCGAGTACAATTTCCGTTCGTAGAGGTCGTCCTGGGAATTCTGTTCAGCATAAGAAACCTACGGGTTTGAGTTCTTACGCTTCTGACTTTCCAAGTGCGTTAAACGGCAATCGTAGTTTTGCTACTGCTAATTCTAGACCAGTTCCACCTTCTCACACAAATACTCAAATTCCTTTTGAGGCCCAGCACCACAAGAAGGCTCCAGAGCCCTTACCAAATGTGAATAGGAAACCAGTACAACATCCTTCCATGCCAATTTCAAACCATGCTGCCAATGCTGCCAAAGCTGTATATCGTCCCGCCCGCCCTGCTAAGACAGCAGGACATGAACTACCAGCACAAGTTCGCCACCAAGCtccacagcagcagcaacaacaacaacaacatgCAAAACAGCCACAAAATCCGTATGCCAAAAAACCTGTTAACTCATCAACACCCGGTAAGACGCCTGTTCAGAGACCAAATCTAGGAACTTCTACAGAATCTGCGAAGACCGCCCCACCATCACCACCCCCTCCTCCCCCACCTCCCGCAGCTAAACCCGCCGAACCTAGATATCAAGCTGCTTATGATTTTGCTGGAACCGGGTCTGGAAGTGAACTACCTTTAAGAAAAGGCGACATTATCTACATTTCTAAATCGGATCCTAGTGGTTGGTCACTTGCTAAAACATTAAACGGTTCTAAAGAAGGCTGGGTCCCCACAGCTTACATCGTGGAGTACAAAGAAACTGATAATGCGCCAAAGCCTATAAATACTCCTGTCCCACCAAACTCTGCTGTTGACTCGGATCCTACTCCTGCCTCAGGCTTTAGTGCTGGATTAGCAAGTGCATTGGCTGCTCGGGCTAACAAGATGCGCCATGAAGATTCTGAGGAGGAAAAAGATAATGAGGACGACGATGACTGGTGA
- a CDS encoding putative peptide hydrolase (similar to Ashbya gossypii AEL311W), giving the protein MCGRYALDVNADELLAQFDAYNIKVSEPSARFTPSYNVGPTHKAPVYHSNSLCMMIWGLIPYWTKDLSKAQPYKTFNARLESLLTSKMWKLPCEYRRCVVPISGYYEWKRLPSGKKVPYLVRRIDGNVMLLAGMYDEVKKEDGSNVLSYTIVTGPAPDGLNWLHERMPVVLKPNTKEWELWMNDEKHTWNADELYKVLETTFDSKEVYSYRVSTDVGKITNNEKYLVEPLKEGIASFFKGQKREKEKIIDVPQSTVALKREEETIIKKENEITPSVQGSTPMKRDVVSLLMSSPKRKNQGHDNMR; this is encoded by the coding sequence ATGTGTGGCAGATATGCATTGGATGTCAATGCTGATGAACTCTTAGCTCAATTTGATGCTTATAATATTAAAGTGAGTGAGCCTTCTGCAAGGTTTACCCCATCTTATAATGTGGGTCCGACCCACAAAGCACCTGTGTACCACTCAAATTCTCTATGCATGATGATTTGGGGGCTGATACCCTATTGGACCAAGGATTTAAGCAAAGCACAACCTTATAAAACGTTTAATGCACGTTTGGAGTCATTGTTAACAAGTAAAATGTGGAAATTACCCTGTGAATATCGTCGATGTGTGGTTCCCATCAGCGGTTACTACGAGTGGAAGAGGTTGCCCAGTGGAAAGAAGGTACCATACTTAGTAAGGCGAATCGATGGCAACGTTATGTTGTTGGCTGGAATGTACGACGAAGTTAAGAAAGAGGACGGTTCCAACGTTTTAAGTTACACAATTGTGACAGGACCTGCCCCTGATGGCTTGAACTGGCTGCATGAACGAATGCCTGTAGTTCTGAAACCAAATACGAAAGAATGGGAACTATGGATGAACGATGAAAAACATACCTGGAATGCGGATGAGCTGTATAAGGTTCTTGAGACAACGtttgattcaaaagaagTATACAGTTATAGAGTGAGCACAGATGTGGGTAAGATTACAAACAACGAGAAGTATCTCGTAGAGCCTTTAAAAGAAGGAATTGcaagtttcttcaaaggTCAAAAACGagagaaggagaagatCATTGATGTGCCTCAATCAACGGTGGCTTTAAAACGGGAGGAGGAAACAATAatcaaaaaggaaaatgaGATTACTCCCTCTGTTCAAGGATCGACTCCAATGAAAAGAGATGTTGTCAGTTTGTTGATGTCCAGCCctaaaagaaaaaaccaaGGCCATGACAATATGCgttaa
- the SHE2 gene encoding She2p (similar to Ashbya gossypii AEL307C) has protein sequence MASSGIESNIPIQDVQNDHELKEDSASTLSASKKKIAEQNTQDYYDFIMPQLQITETILELTEQVLQQQASYISRYIDFLNKYINYQRKVTTLRFERATLIKYVKKLRFLNDFLYNYKPDFSTIGNPLQNLVKPLGSFFIRYLEIIDLLNYYLTQSLRSETISKTLNQDLVLSPGSIAMVDKTYRVYVKFVQWFIESSSSVTTGDLTMEVVQFTRKCAMEDGIDLGETDDVLLQEVQLVTSSEEFEDLLDKWKQVLSFQCTDLDDTFNENVKHWSQLFDKRKDK, from the coding sequence ATGGCAAGCTCTGGTATAGAAAGTAATATCCCGATTCAAGATGTGCAAAATGATCACGAACTAAAAGAGGATTCTGCATCTACTTTAAGTGCATCTAAGAAGAAGATTGCTGAACAAAATACTCAGGATTATTATGACTTCATCATGCCGCAACTTCAGATAACTGAAACAATACTGGAACTAACGGAACAGGTATTGCAGCAACAGGCAAGTTATATCTCACGTTATATTGATTTCTTGAACAAGTATATCAATTATCAAAGAAAGGTTACCACTCTTAGATTTGAACGAGCTACGTTGATCAAATATGTTAAGAAGCTGAGGTTTTTAAATGATTTCCTGTATAATTATAAGCCTGATTTTTCTACTATTGGAAATCCATTGCAGAACTTGGTCAAACCTTTGGGATCATTCTTTATTCGGTATTTGGAAATCATAGATTTGCTGAATTACTATCTTACACAGTCTTTACGAAGTGAGACTATTTCTAAGACGTTAAATCAAGACTTGGTGTTGAGCCCAGGATCTATTGCAATGGTTGATAAGACGTACAGGGTATATGTGAAATTTGTTCAGTGGTTTATCGAGTCTTCTTCCTCGGTAACCACTGGAGATCTAACCATGGAAGTTGTTCAATTTACGAGGAAATGTGCCATGGAGGATGGCATTGATCTTGGCGAGACAGATGATGTGTTGCTACAAGAAGTTCAGCTGGTGACGAGTTCTGAAGAGTTCGAAGACCTTTTGGATAAATGGAAGCAGGTTCTAAGTTTCCAATGCACTGACCTTGATGACActtttaatgaaaatgtcAAACATTGGAGTCAGCTATTTGATAAGAGGAAGGACAAATAG
- a CDS encoding bifunctional folylpolyglutamate synthase/dihydrofolate synthase (similar to Ashbya gossypii AEL310C) — protein MSIDLRLSRIRNLLRVVNNPHYGLKYLHITGTNGKGSVCSYLASVLQKQAARPLVGKFTSPHLAYVNESITVNDVPISDDDFRSIKQDLLTSDRFSCSEFEILACIAFKYFQKRRVDWCVLEVGVGGQLDATNVVQGRDKICGITKISLDHEGLLGSGLTSIAAVKSGIVSEGVEFTAVDGTNDGEAVAVIRRRCDEIGSQLKLASCKPNGLIETDSWGLVNTQNLPLNGEYQVQNLSVALSMLDYLQKCQKISINTDQLMAGIASVRWPARLHHTQLKYSKDDGALPVLMDGAHNASAAVELEKYLTKHYRTGGQGRLVFIIAVSEGKTLDTLLKPIIHKQDRVVVPSFGPVEGSPWVHPVNPVSLAEAVKQYTDSVIVKEDPAEAVKYVAQVYPQEKVVICGSLYLCGHLIRNHDSNMSASSSDN, from the coding sequence ATGTCTATTGATCTCAGATTGAGTAGAATCAGGAATTTGTTGAGGGTTGTTAATAATCCGCACTATGGGCTGAAGTATCTTCATATTACTGGAACCAATGGGAAGGGGTCGGTATGTTCTTATTTAGCCTCTGTGTTGCAGAAACAGGCGGCCAGGCCACTAGTGGGGAAGTTTACGTCGCCACACCTGGCGTACGTTAATGAGAGTATCACGGTTAATGATGTGCCTATCTCGGACGATGACTTTCGTTCGATCAAGCAGGATTTGTTGACGTCAGATAGGTTTTCTTGTTCTGAGTTTGAGATATTAGCTTGTATTGCCTTTAAATACTTCCAGAAACGACGGGTGGACTGGTGTGTGCTTGAAGTTGGTGTCGGTGGGCAGCTGGATGCTACGAACGTTGTTCAAGGAAGAGATAAGATATGTGGGATTACCAAGATTAGTCTTGATCATGAGGGTCTGTTGGGTAGTGGGTTGACGAGCATCGCTGCTGTTAAGTCGGGGATTGTAAGTGAGGGTGTTGAATTTACAGCAGTCGATGGTACTAACGACGGGGAGGCGGTTGCTGTCATCAGAAGGAGATGTGACGAGATAGGATCTCAGTTGAAGTTGGCGTCTTGCAAACCCAATGGGCTTATTGAAACAGACTCTTGGGGATTGGTAAACACCCAGAATCTTCCCTTGAATGGGGAATATCAAGTCCAGAACCTTTCAGTTGCACTCTCAATGCTTGATTATTTACAAAAATGCCAAAAGATCAGTATAAATACCGACCAGTTGATGGCGGGGATTGCGTCCGTTAGATGGCCCGCACGTTTGCATCATACGCAGCTGAAGTATAGCAAAGATGATGGCGCTTTGCCGGTCTTGATGGATGGAGCACATAATGCCAGTGCTGCCgtagaattggaaaagTATCTCACCAAACACTACAGAACTGGTGGACAAGGTCGCTTGGTTTTCATAATCGCCGTCTCAGAAGGCAAGACCCTGGACACTCTGTTGAAGCCTATAATCCACAAACAGGACCGAGTAGTAGTCCCTTCTTTCGGTCCCGTGGAGGGGAGTCCGTGGGTTCATCCTGTGAACCCAGTAAGCTTGGCTGAGGCTGTAAAGCAGTATACTGACAGCGTGATTGTTAAGGAAGATCCTGCTGAGGCCGTCAAATACGTGGCACAAGTTTATCCCCAAGAAAAGGTGGTCATCTGCGGATCGCTGTATTTATGTGGCCACCTAATAAGAAACCATGATAGTAATATGTCAGCATCATCCTCAGacaattga
- the ILV2 gene encoding acetolactate synthase catalytic subunit (similar to Ashbya gossypii AEL305C), with protein MCVGHVSNAAMLSGKKRVLWAMIRQKLFGSFRRRAAVAGLIHKRGIRCSAGLWSPSGTTRREAWESSSLKERYGVQDEVRSFSNSSMDNSLVGLTGGEIFHEMMRRHKVDTIFGFPGGAILPVFDAIYSSDVFKFVLPKHEQGAGHMAEGYAKASGKPGVVLVTSGPGATNVVTPMADALADGVPMVVFTGQVPRSAIGTDAFQEADVVGISRSCTKWNVMVNSVEELPRRINEAFEIATSGRPGPVLVDLPKDVTASVLKSPIPMTSTLPSNTLEELTRHVVDQHTVKTIANAAKLINMAKKPLLYVGAGILNNELGPKVLKELAERAQIPVTTTLHGLGAFDQDDPKSLDMLGMHGSAAANIAIQNADVIVALGARFDDRVTGNVAKFAPEARKAAAEGRGGIVHLEISPKNINKVIDAQVAVEGDVTANLAKILPLIDPVETRPEWLGQIYKWKEQYPYAYQKETPDSGIKPQTVIARLSEISNSTGKDVIVTTGVGQHQMWAAQHWQWKKPWSFITSGGLGTMGFGLPAAIGAQVARPNALVIDIDGDASLNMTITELSTTVQAGTPVKILLLNNGEQGMVTQWQSLFYEHRYSQSHQLNPDFVKVAEAMGIRGMRLDKQGDLDSSLKEFINHKGAVLLDVVIDSKIPVLPMVPAGKALHEFIDFDPEVEKEQAELRNKRTGGAY; from the coding sequence atgtgtgtgGGGCACGTTTCGAATGCGGCAATGCTGAGTGGTAAGAAGAGGGTACTTTGGGCGATGATCAGACAGAAATTATTTGGCAGTTTTAGAAGGAGGGCAGCGGTAGCCGGGCTCATACATAAGAGGGGAATAAGATGTAGTGCGGGGTTGTGGAGTCCGAGTGGGACGACGAGAAGGGAGGCATGGGaatcatcttctttgaaggagaGATATGGCGTGCAAGACGAAGTTAGGTCGTTTTCTAATAGTTCGATGGACAATTCGTTGGTTGGTCTTACCGGGGGGGAGATTTTTCACGAGATGATGCGTCGACACAAGGTGGATACGATTTTTGGGTTTCCTGGGGGTGCTATTTTACCGGTTTTCGATGCGATTTATAGTTCAGATGTTTTCAAGTTTGTTCTTCCGAAACACGAGCAAGGGGCAGGCCACATGGCGGAGGGCTATGCGAAGGCCTCGGGGAAACCTGGGGTTGTTTTGGTGACGTCGGGGCCGGGGGCGACTAATGTTGTGACGCCTATGGCGGATGCGCTGGCGGATGGAGTGCCGATGGTTGTTTTCACGGGACAAGTGCCAAGGTCTGCAATCGGGACGGATGCTTTCCAGGAAGCTGATGTGGTTGGGATTTCCAGGTCTTGTACTAAGTGGAATGTTATGGTTAATAGTGTGGAGGAGTTGCCGCGGCGTATCAACGAAGCTTTTGAAATAGCGACATCTGGTAGACCAGGCCCGGTGCTTGTGGATTTGCCCAAGGATGTAACGGCATCTGTTTTAAAATCGCCGATTCCGATGACCTCTACTCTACCTTCGAACACTTTGGAGGAGTTGACGAGGCATGTGGTCGACCAGCACACCGTGAAGACAATAGCTAATGCTGCTAAGTTGATCAATATGGCCAAGAAACCTCTCTTGTACGTCGGAGCGGGGATTCTTAACAATGAGCTTGGACCAAAAGTTTTAAAGGAGCTTGCTGAACGCGCTCAAATACCCGTAACGACTACTCTACATGGGTTGGGCGCCTTTGATCAAGATGATCCTAAGTCTCTAGATATGCTTGGTATGCACGGTAGTGCGGCTGCAAATATTGCGATACAAAACGCCGATGTCATTGTGGCGCTTGGCGCTCGTTTCGATGACCGTGTGACTGGTAACGTGGCCAAGTTTGCACCAGAAGCTCGTAAAGCTGCCGCTGAGGGACGTGGTGGTATCGTGCACTTGGAAATTTCTCCcaaaaacatcaacaaGGTTATTGATGCCCAGGTAGCTGTGGAGGGAGATGTTACTGCTAATCTGGCAAAAATCCTACCGTTGATAGACCCTGTCGAAACGCGACCTGAGTGGCTTGGCCAAATATATAAGTGGAAGGAGCAGTATCCATATGCTTATCAGAAGGAAACACCGGATTCGGGGATTAAACCTCAAACAGTCATTGCTCGGCTATCTGagatttcaaattccaCAGGCAAGGACGTTATTGTCACCACAGGCGTGGGGCAGCATCAGATGTGGGCTGCTCAACACTGGCAATGGAAAAAACCTTGGTCATTCATCACTTCAGGAGGGTTAGGTACGATGGGATTCGGGCTCCCAGCGGCCATTGGAGCTCAAGTAGCGAGGCCGAACGCATTGGTAATTGATATAGACGGAGACGCTTCCTTGAACATGACCATCACAGAACTTTCCACCACTGTGCAAGCAGGAACGCCAGTTAAAATATTGCTTTTGAACAACGGAGAGCAAGGCATGGTAACACAATGGCAATCTTTATTCTACGAACATCGTTACTCGCAGTCTCACCAATTGAATCCGGACTTTGTTAAAGTCGCAGAAGCCATGGGCATAAGGGGCATGCGGCTGGATAAACAGGGAGACTTAGACTCTTCCTTGAAGGAATTTATAAATCATAAAGGTGCCGTTTTGCTAGATGTTGTGATAGACAGCAAAATCCCTGTGTTACCTATGGTTCCAGCAGGTAAAGCATTACACGAATTCATCGACTTTGATCCGGAAGTAGAAAAGGAACAAGCTGAATTACGAAATAAAAGAACAGGTGGTGCATATTAA
- the EUC1 gene encoding Euc1p (similar to Ashbya gossypii AEL308W), giving the protein MFSARQNNADRPQQSSSTSSCIGVLSNNTGTNTDLNRSTDELQGLVLDQITKIQEQQEKLDSKVEKLSKEQEEFYLSEYKKMDQGFKEVSKCLKEVNAMKEVFKEIIGVMTGDRIRFVDHSNENCDASEAMAVNQSELLVDNMRREMQRRQADWIRDRMALETRPGYRVKSEFEDERSVEQLLLQRQQEVSENYVSAETNSRVPPDDFPTYRMNRAIRSVTDLAREYYEGLRGKPSVMSLERRFGSTWRNSSKERTFFHKRMCIINKINDIKENPAKYNLPLEITRKMAIRVVENMRLGNNCFKGRRCCLTLSQLYVYLSKKMDTPGDYSLELKQVGKTTRELITQERIRSLEPSSCNSPSRSGYPNAENISAPRATAHIASSMVSYNYPQPNRNNTDDSNELEDNEEEDDDEY; this is encoded by the coding sequence ATGTTTAGTGCTAGGCAGAATAATGCGGATAGGCCGCAGCAGTCAAGTTCGACATCATCGTGTATTGGTGTTCTTTCTAATAATACGGGTACGAACACGGACCTCAACAGAAGTACGGATGAATTACAGGGACTGGTACTCGATCAGATAACGAAGATACAAGAGCAGCAGGAAAAGCTTGACTCTAAGGTGGAGAAGCTGTCGAAGGAGCAAGAGGAGTTCTATTTGAGTGAGTACAAGAAGATGGATCAGGGATTTAAGGAAGTTAGCAAGTGTTTAAAGGAGGTCAATGCGATGAAGGAGGTGTTCAAGGAGATCATTGGGGTAATGACGGGGGATAGGATTAGGTTTGTGGACCATTCGAATGAAAACTGTGATGCAAGTGAGGCGATGGCTGTTAACCAGTCGGAGCTGTTAGTTGATAATATGAGACGGGAGATGCAGAGACGACAGGCGGATTGGATACGGGATAGGATGGCTTTAGAAACAAGACCAGGGTATAGGGTGAAGAGTGAATTTGAGGATGAGCGGTCGGTTGAACAGCTGCTACTTCAAAGACAGCAGGAGGTTTCGGAAAACTATGTGTCTGCAGAAACCAATAGTAGAGTTCCCCCTGATGATTTCCCGACGTATCGCATGAATCGGGCTATTCGGTCTGTGACTGATTTAGCGCGAGAATACTACGAAGGTTTGAGAGGCAAACCATCCGTGATGTCCTTGGAAAGAAGATTTGGTTCCACTTGGAGGAATTCCAGTAAGGAAAGGACCTTTTTCCATAAAAGAATGTGCATTATCAATAAGATAAACgatataaaagaaaatccCGCAAAATATAACCTGCCACTTGAGATTACAAGAAAGATGGCAATTCGAGTGGTGGAAAATATGAGGCTGGGAAATAATTGTTTTAAAGGCAGACGGTGTTGTTTGACACTGTCACAACTATATGTCTATTTATCCAAGAAGATGGATACCCCAGGTGATTACAGTTTAGAATTGAAACAAGTCGGAAAAACAACTAGAGAGTTGATTACCCAAGAAAGAATACGAAGTCTAGAACCATCTTCTTGCAACTCGCCTAGTAGAAGTGGGTATCCAAATgctgaaaatatttctgcTCCAAGAGCGACTGCTCATATCGCCTCTTCTATGGTATCTTATAATTATCCCCAGCCCAACAGAAATAATACGGATGATAGCAATGAGTTGGAAGATaatgaggaggaagacgatgatgaaTACTAG